The Humulus lupulus chromosome 7, drHumLupu1.1, whole genome shotgun sequence region GTGAAAGGAAGTTTTTTTCATCGGTACCCTCAGGTGACTTTCCTCGTAAACATGAGGGATTACGCAAGTTTCTAAATGAAACTCATGTTCGgtacctttattaaaaaaaaaattacctgtATTGCAACTAAAATATATGCAGCTAAATAAGACCTTTACAATCTACCGTTCCTACAGTTTGACAGGTCATCATATGCATGCACGACAGTTTTTTCTTCCTCTTCCTATATAGTCTGACAAATTTGTTAGTGAAAAATTAATATTTAGATGCCATTCTCAAATCGTTTTCAAACATATTTTGTTTAGCTTTCAAATTAAAGTCTTAAAATTAGACCACGTGACATTCAAGGTATGTTCACAGAAATACTAAAGCTTACTTCTCTTGGCCAACAACTTTGTACTTGtgaacaggtaaagcatttatctCTTCCTCAGACATTGATTGAGTTGTAGACGTATTGTCAGTGTCCAATGCTCTCAAAGTATCATAATCTATTTGAATAAAATGAGAGCAAAAATATTGTTATCTTCCCAATACATTCGTATTCACGCTGCATGGATGTATGTGGAATTGTCAGTGCACAATCTGTTTCTATTAGTTAATTATTGAACTATAATACTTATCCAAAGCTTTACCGAGATCATCAAGTTCACGATCAAGAAGCGCAAGTTGGAGCCTTAGTCCTTGTAACCTCCCTCGTGTTGCAAAAGCAATCGATGGTGGCATGTGCAGCCGCAATTCTGTATGACCAAGCAAACCGCTGGCAGCTGCAGCATGTGCACGAGCCTGCGCTTGTAGTTGCTGACAAGTTGCATACATCCTCAGGCTTGTTGCCATCAAAAAGACACCTACGACTAGCCATAGCTGCATGTACAATACCCAGGATTACCTTCATGACTGTTTCAGACTTTAGATTCACAATAAATATGAAAGAAAACATACCAGAAAGTTTGGTGACATCTGATGTgaattcaatatcatgaatagcAAGAGAACTGCTGAACACAAATGTTAAGATAAGGATTAAAAATGTTCTGCACAAAAATGGCACATGTTCGAAAGAATGTAACAGAACCAAAAACATTACCTGTGACTAAAAAAGCCAGAGAGTTAGTATTTACTGGCCGAGCTGTATGAATACGCTAAGAAAAAACAAATGAAGTCAGCATTATATTAcagccattaaatttattgttGAATAATCAAGAGACCTCATATAAAAGTGAATATACTGCCATACAAATAAAAGACATACCACAGAAGGTTGTTCAGGTACAAATCCTGGAAATCCACTTTCAATATCTGCCCTAGTCCCTCGGAAAACAAAACTCATTTCCGCAAAAAGTTTAAACTTCTGCCTTTCTGCAGCAATACTATAGACAGTGTCGTAATGCACTCAACTAGTCAAGAATAACAAACTTTCCCTCGAAACTTAAAAACCTGTCAATGCAGCCAAGAAGCCAACCAGTCACAACATAGTGTTGTAATACACTCAACTAGTCAAGAATAACAAACTTTCCCTCAAAACTTAAAAACCTGTCAATGCAGCCAGGCAGCCAACCAGTCACAACTAAGGACTTAGCAAATTAACCATCCAGTGCTGTAGTAATCAACCACATGAAAGTAAATTTTCATGAAGAAAAGGTTCAACAAGTTTTGTTTTTCACATTAGATAAATCAATGATTAAGCACAACTCACACTTCAGTGAGTGTTAGAATTAGCATGGTCCAGTCTCATAGTGTAATAATCAGAGAAAAAGAAGCAAGTCAACAAGCACTCATCTTAACTCAAGTGCATGACAAAAGGGTGTAAAATTTAGTTGTTCATTAGCCTTTATTACAGACATATGCAAAACTACCCCAGAAATGAATGCCAAAGCAGTAAGATATTTGTTTCCAGCCAATTACCAAGCCTGATGCAACCatgaatttttaaattatatattaagaTAATGACCTTAGATTTGAAGCATTGttaaagttaaaatatattaCAGCTCCTCATCCAAGCCTTAAAAGTGAAACTCAAATTCCACAAATACAAACATTCTTGATAAAAGCCAACGTCCAGGGACCCAGTAATTAATTATGGCAGCAAAAGCTAATATTACTAAAGATCAAGCTTGATCACACCGACCCATGTTCATGGAAGATTAAAAAATGTGGTCAAAATGCAATGATATTCCAAAAATGTAGACTAGAAATTATCGGCCACAATCTAGATTGCCATGTCATGCCTTAAAAAGTGTCTTCAAAGATTCGCTcaccacatttaaaaaaaatcttccCAGCACTGGAATCAACACAATAGTGTCTACACCATGAGAAAGAGTACCTAGAACAAAGCAAGGTTACATTATGCTGATTCACAGATGAAAAATAATTTAACTAATTTGGCAAAGTAATATAAAAATTCTTATATGAAATTTGTAAAGTTGCCTTGTTATTTCACCAAGTaagcacacaaaaaaaaaataattccaATCACAGCTTCAAAAGAATATAATAACCATATATAATTATAATGCCGAACAAAAGAAGGAAAAAGCATAATTTTGAGATTACATTGTAAAGTAGTCATTGATTCATAGGCATATTCCCTGTATAGAATCTAATATTGCCATCTGAGTCCCACCCGCACCCAACTATGAACTATTTAGTCAATTAcattatataaacaaaaaaaaaaattaaacacgtATTTATGCATATAAAATTACAACCAGGGTGCTCAGCCGGTCAGTCCAGTTATCACAAAAATAACCCTTTGTTTAAGGAAAACCCCCATTTCTCTGTTCCAGGCACAAAATCATCAAAATTTCCCATTTCccaaataaaatatatctttgACCATTCAGCATGTGATTTTTGTCAGCATAAACAAAGATCTAAAATCTCAAAatgggaaaggaaaaaaaaatattgagaattTTGAACACACatgaataaaataaaagataaaagaaaatCCCTGATCCTAATTGGCATCATAATAATAAACAAATcgaataaataactaaataaaagcACAGAAAACCAGCATTGTTGAGCAAGCAAAATAAGTCATGATCTCttttccaaatatatatatatatataaaaaaaaaaaaagaccgaAAGTGTGTAGGTGTTTTCATAAGTTTTCTAGACAGATTTTCTGGGGAACCAAACAGAATTGAGTGGCGAGAAAAGAACTTACAAGATAATAAAATCGgtggagagagagagtgagagagagagttgCGAATGTAGGAGTAAGAAAGAGGTGAAGGAAGGTGAAGAGATCCAATCGAAGGTGAAGAGATCCAATCGAAGGTGAAGCTAAGATACCCCTTTCTTCTCTCTGGTCTGGTGCCCTTACCCACCAACACCAACACCAACTCCAACACCAAcaccattttttttcttattttttatttatttaatattttggaaaatagCTTGTATATTCGAGACGACTCCACAGACTGCCACGTCATATTAGTTATTTACACCTCTGCCACGTTTTCAAAGAGCATgagatcattttttattttttatttatttgcgAAAGTTATCTAATCTTAACCTTAATGATAATATTAAGATTTGGATAACACTGCATAATTAAAACTCATCACACGTGTATAGTCATCAAATTATCTTTAGCACACATGGTATGATTTGTATGTAAATTCCTGTAAGTTAACAAAATTTGTCTCTTCtttcaaaagaaaaaacaaacaaacaaaatttgTCTCGTATAATGTAGAAAATAGAAAAGTTGTTCTAATTTATTAGGTAAATGGGGcatcttaattatttttataataaaatatatatttaaagtgAAGAAATTATGAGAAAATGATAATAAATGAGTTTATttgataatataaaaaaaatgatgaaaatatgTTATAAGGATGTAGGTAATCTACATTTTATTTTACATGAGAATTTTTGTTTAGGGGAATGAGAAAATATTATTTAGAAATAAAAAACACGAccgtgattaaaataaaaatatatataagctcaaaaaatatattatccacgATAGATGGACGCGTTTGTTTTTCTATCACTTTATCTTATTTGTTTATTGGGATATTTCAAAAGAGAAATTTGATTATTTATGCATTATAAGTGTCTTAAATCAAAAATATATTAAGTTATATACACATGAGAAttttttgtcattattcttctTGTCTCAAAAAATACCCCTAATAtaatttgtcatttattattctctctctttctcacatTCTCTCCAACCTCTTTTCCTCCTACTCCCTCGTGACCGATGCATCCATCACCATTCACTCATTTCCATTTTTTTCTtagtttttctttctctttctctcttttcccctccatttcttttttttcttaagtTATCCATGAATACTAAAAAAATACTCGTGATAATTTTTTATGATTTCGAACTTAAACTTATTAAAAGTTTAATTAAGACACCAATATatgcatttcgaacagatctgtgcatgactttttagttttttttttacaattttttagaTCTGAAGGGTAAAAAATCACAGTAAACACAATATACATTGATATACATCAATGTATCCCGATGCACAGCtcgatgggcccttaaaaatcatgattttcatgaagaaaaaaaactatatGCATCGACACACCTCGATGTCATTCTGACACACCTCGATAGAACTCAatgcaattcatagaaagtgcataaaTTTTCATTCGGGtatccgtttgaggtgatttttttttaatttggatgttttttttagatctacacatCATAGATGTGTACACACACATATGAGAAATTGAAAGTTTGAAAACACCTCAAAGTTCAAAATAATACccctatattttcaaagttgtgtATGTTTTTAAACTTTGAACTTCCtaaatgtgtgtgtacacatcttAGATGTGTAGATCACAAAAAATACccctattaaaaaaaatcacctcaaacgagCACCCGAGTtaaaagttatgcactttctatgaattgcatTGAGTTCCATCGATGTATGTCGAGGCAGATGATTTTTTTCATGATTTTCTTGATATATCTCGATGCCCAGCtcgatgggcccttaaaaatcatgattttcatgaagaaaaaaaaccatCTGCCTCGACACAGCTCGATGCCATCTCGATGGAATtcgatgcaattcatagaaagtgcataacttttaACCCGAGAGTTTGTTtgagttgatttttttttaaatttgggtaTTGTTTTTAGATCTACACGTCTGAGATGTGTACACACATATTCGGGAAGTTAAAAGCTTGAAAACACCCCAAAGTTCAAAACAATACTcctatattttcaaagttgggtatgtttttaAACTttgaacttcccaaatgtgtgtgcACGCATCTCAGACGTGTAGGTCACAAAAAATActcaaattcaaataaaaatcacctcaaacggacataCGAGTGAAAAGTTATAcactttctatgaattgcatcgagTTCCATCGAGGTGTGTCGAGGCAGAtggttttttcatgaaaatcatgattttcttGATATACCTCGATGCACCTGGATGCCTAGCtcgatgggcccttaaaaatcatgattttcatgataaaaaaaaacaacctcgacacacctcgatgccacctcgacacacctcgatgaaactcgatgcaattcatagaaagtgcataaaTTTTCACCCGGGTGTCCATttaaggtgatttttttttttagattttgggtatttttttagatctacacatCTAAGatatgtacacacacatttgggaagttgaaagcttgaaaacacccCAAAGTTCAAAACAATACCCCTATATTTTCAAAGTGGggtatgtttttaaatttttaacttctcaaatgtgtgtgtacatatCTCAGACGTGTAGATcacaaaaaatacccaaattcaaaaaaaatatcaccttaaacggacacccgagtaaaAATTTATGCACttctatgaattgcatcgagTTCCATTGAGGTGTGTCAAGGTGGCATCGAGGTGTGTCAAGATAGATGGTTTTTTTGTtcataaaaatcatgatttttaagggcacATCGAGCTGGTCATCGAGGTACATTGAGGTATATCGAAGTATATCGTGTTTTCTGTAAATTTTTATGTTTCTAATCTAAAAAAttgtgaaatttttttaaaaaaaatctaaaaattgaaCTTTTAGTAAGTTTAAGTTCGAAATCATCAAAAACTATcatggatatatttttttttgtctcCATGGATACTTTAAAGAGAGAATAAGAAAgagatagaagaaaaaaaaaaggaggatGCCAAAGTTGTGGACGtttttttcaaagaaatttggTGGTGATGACAGTTTGCTGGTGGCTTCCATGGCTCTCCAAAGAATCAAAAAAtgaaccaagagagagagagaagagagatggAGGCTAAAAAAATGAAAGGGGTGTATTTGGAAACAAAGAAATagtagcattattttgtaatgttaatATAAGATGACATTTTTGGATATATGAACCCACAATATGGATAAATACCCAAATTTCCCTTTCAAAATGAATTGATGTATAATATGTTGTTTGAAGAAGGGTTGGTTGATCCATTCAAAAAAAGAAAAGGTGGTTGACCAGGTCAAACAAAATGAGAAACTTCAAGAAAAAAATTGTAGGAATTTTTGGATTGTTTTCATGATTTGAGAATAGATTTGAAAAGTATATATATGACAAAGAATAATGTGTAACTAATTATATTGTataattgttagagaatataatGTTACtttaatggaaatggtaaaaataaaatacaattatATGCAAAAAGttacaatagac contains the following coding sequences:
- the LOC133791117 gene encoding E3 ubiquitin-protein ligase SDIR1-like isoform X2, translating into MSFVFRGTRADIESGFPGFVPEQPSVRIHTARPVNTNSLAFLVTVLLLFMILNSHQMSPNFLLWLVVGVFLMATSLRMYATCQQLQAQARAHAAAASGLLGHTELRLHMPPSIAFATRGRLQGLRLQLALLDRELDDLDYDTLRALDTDNTSTTQSMSEEEINALPVHKYKVVGQEKDVSSLQQASTSSAAPEDSRKDDGKLKATEDELTCSICLEQVSRGELIRSLPCLHQFHTNCIDPWLRQQGSCPVCKYRVGSGWHESRESESDGLDMV
- the LOC133791117 gene encoding E3 ubiquitin-protein ligase SDIR1-like isoform X1, which encodes MSFVFRGTRADIESGFPGFVPEQPSVRIHTARPVNTNSLAFLVTAVLLLFMILNSHQMSPNFLLWLVVGVFLMATSLRMYATCQQLQAQARAHAAAASGLLGHTELRLHMPPSIAFATRGRLQGLRLQLALLDRELDDLDYDTLRALDTDNTSTTQSMSEEEINALPVHKYKVVGQEKDVSSLQQASTSSAAPEDSRKDDGKLKATEDELTCSICLEQVSRGELIRSLPCLHQFHTNCIDPWLRQQGSCPVCKYRVGSGWHESRESESDGLDMV